A region from the Pseudomonas promysalinigenes genome encodes:
- a CDS encoding class II fumarate hydratase, whose translation MSRIETDSLGPVEVPEDAYWGAQTQRSLINFAIGKERMPLAVLHALALIKKAAARVNDRNGDLPADIARLIEQAANEVLNGEHDDQFPLVVWQTGSGTQSNMNVNEVIAGRANELAGQGRGGKAPVHPNDHVNRSQSSNDCFPTAMHIAAAQAVHEKLLPAVAELSAGLAELSARHSKLVKTGRTHMMDATPITFGQEVSAFVAQLEYAQRAIRATLPAVYELAQGGTAVGTGLNAPHGFAEAVAAELAALSGLPFVTAPNKFAALAGHEPLTSLAGALKTLAVALMKIANDLRLLGSGPRAGVAEVRLPANEPGSSIMPGKVNPTQCEALSMLACQVLGNDTTIGFAASQGHLQLNVFKPVIIHNLLQSIELLADGCRNFQQHCVAGIEPDAEQMAAHLERGLMLVTALNPHIGYDKAAEIAKKAYAEGKTLREAALELQYLTNEQFDQWVRPENMLAPGSKG comes from the coding sequence ATGAGCCGTATCGAGACAGACAGCCTGGGCCCGGTCGAAGTTCCTGAGGACGCCTATTGGGGCGCCCAGACCCAGCGCTCGCTGATCAACTTTGCCATTGGCAAGGAACGCATGCCGCTCGCGGTGCTGCACGCCCTGGCGCTGATCAAAAAAGCCGCCGCGCGGGTCAACGACCGTAACGGCGACCTGCCCGCCGACATCGCCCGGCTGATCGAACAGGCCGCCAACGAAGTGCTCAACGGCGAACATGACGACCAGTTTCCCCTGGTGGTGTGGCAGACCGGCAGCGGCACCCAGAGCAACATGAATGTCAACGAGGTGATCGCCGGGCGTGCCAACGAGCTGGCCGGCCAAGGCCGCGGCGGCAAGGCGCCCGTGCACCCCAACGACCACGTCAACCGCTCGCAGAGCTCCAACGATTGCTTCCCCACCGCCATGCACATCGCCGCTGCCCAGGCGGTGCATGAAAAGCTGTTGCCGGCGGTCGCCGAGTTGTCTGCGGGGCTGGCCGAGCTTTCGGCGCGCCACAGCAAGCTGGTCAAGACCGGCCGTACGCACATGATGGACGCCACCCCGATCACCTTCGGCCAAGAAGTCTCAGCTTTCGTCGCCCAACTCGAGTACGCCCAGCGCGCCATCCGCGCCACCTTGCCGGCAGTGTATGAACTGGCGCAAGGTGGCACTGCTGTGGGCACGGGGCTGAACGCCCCGCATGGCTTTGCCGAAGCGGTTGCCGCTGAACTGGCCGCTCTGTCAGGCCTGCCCTTCGTCACCGCCCCCAACAAGTTCGCGGCTCTGGCTGGGCACGAGCCGCTCACCAGCCTGGCCGGTGCGCTCAAAACCTTGGCGGTGGCGTTGATGAAAATCGCCAACGACCTGCGCCTGCTCGGCTCCGGCCCACGCGCAGGGGTGGCCGAAGTACGTCTGCCGGCCAATGAGCCGGGCAGCTCGATCATGCCAGGCAAGGTCAACCCGACTCAGTGCGAAGCGCTGTCGATGCTGGCCTGCCAAGTGCTGGGCAACGATACGACGATCGGTTTTGCTGCAAGCCAAGGGCATCTGCAGCTGAACGTGTTCAAGCCGGTGATCATCCACAATCTGTTGCAGTCGATCGAACTGCTGGCCGATGGCTGTCGCAACTTCCAGCAGCACTGCGTGGCGGGGATCGAACCGGACGCCGAGCAGATGGCGGCGCACCTGGAACGGGGCCTGATGCTGGTGACGGCGTTGAACCCGCATATTGGCTACGACAAAGCAGCCGAGATTGCCAAGAAGGCCTATGCCGAGGGCAAGACGCTGCGCGAAGCGGCCCTGGAGCTGCAGTACCTGACCAACGAGCAGTTCGACCAATGGGTGCGGCCGGAGAACATGCTGGCGCCAGGCAGCAAGGGCTGA
- a CDS encoding N-acetylglutaminylglutamine amidotransferase, whose amino-acid sequence MCGLAGELRFTPIDQAPRPADLAAVERMTHHLAPRGPDAWGFHSLGPIALGHRRLKIMDLSDGSAQPMVDNTLGLSLAFNGAIYNFPELRQELLDLGYSFWSDGDTEVLLKGYHAWGAALLPKLNGMFALAIWERDNQRLFLARDRLGVKPLYLSRNGERLRFASTLPALLKGGDIDPMIDPVGLNHYLNFHAVVPAPRTLLANVQKLEPGTWMRVDRHGEVERQTWWQLQYGPNPDERDLDLEGWTTRVLDATRDAVAIRQRAAVDVGVLLSGGVDSSLLVGLLREVGVDDLSTFSIGFEDAGGERGDEFQYSDLIAKHYGTRHHQLRIAEHEIIEQLPAAFRAMSEPMVSHDCIAFYLLSREVAKHCKGVQSGQGADELFAGYHWYPKVDGAQDAFAAYRDAFFDRSHAEYRDTVQAPWLLETDVAGDFVREHFARPGAPEAVDKALRLDSTVMLVDDPVKRVDNMTMAWGLEARTPFLDYRLVELSARIPARFKLPDGGKQVLKQAARRVIPHEVIDRKKGYFPVPGLKHLEGATLGWVRELLTDPSQDRGLFNPTMLDRLLSNPHGQLTPLRGSKLWQLAALNLWLSEQGI is encoded by the coding sequence ATGTGCGGATTAGCAGGAGAGTTGCGTTTCACCCCCATCGATCAAGCCCCTCGCCCAGCCGACTTGGCTGCGGTAGAGCGCATGACCCATCATCTGGCGCCGCGCGGCCCCGACGCCTGGGGCTTCCATAGCCTAGGCCCGATTGCCCTAGGCCACCGCCGGCTGAAGATCATGGACCTGTCCGACGGCTCGGCGCAGCCGATGGTCGATAACACCCTTGGCCTGTCGTTGGCGTTCAACGGCGCCATCTACAACTTCCCCGAACTGCGCCAGGAGCTGCTGGACCTGGGCTACAGCTTCTGGTCGGACGGCGACACCGAAGTGTTGCTCAAGGGCTACCACGCCTGGGGTGCAGCCTTGCTACCCAAGCTCAATGGCATGTTCGCCCTGGCCATCTGGGAACGTGACAACCAGCGCCTGTTCCTGGCCCGCGACCGCCTTGGCGTCAAGCCGCTGTATCTGTCGCGCAACGGCGAGCGACTGCGCTTCGCCTCAACCCTGCCAGCGTTGCTCAAAGGCGGCGACATCGACCCAATGATCGACCCGGTAGGGCTCAATCACTACCTGAACTTCCATGCTGTGGTACCCGCGCCACGCACGCTGCTGGCCAATGTCCAGAAGCTCGAACCCGGCACCTGGATGCGTGTGGACCGGCATGGCGAGGTCGAGCGCCAGACGTGGTGGCAACTGCAATATGGCCCGAACCCCGACGAACGCGACCTCGACCTGGAAGGCTGGACCACCCGCGTACTCGACGCCACCCGCGACGCCGTGGCAATCCGCCAACGTGCCGCCGTGGATGTGGGTGTACTGCTGTCTGGCGGAGTTGACTCAAGCCTGCTGGTCGGCCTGCTGCGTGAGGTGGGTGTGGATGACCTCTCCACCTTCTCCATCGGCTTCGAGGACGCAGGCGGCGAGCGTGGCGATGAGTTCCAGTACTCTGACCTGATTGCCAAGCATTACGGCACGCGCCATCACCAGCTGCGCATCGCTGAGCATGAAATCATCGAGCAACTGCCGGCCGCGTTCCGCGCCATGAGCGAACCGATGGTCAGCCATGACTGCATCGCCTTCTACCTGCTATCGCGAGAGGTGGCCAAGCATTGCAAGGGCGTGCAAAGCGGCCAGGGCGCTGACGAGCTGTTCGCCGGCTACCACTGGTACCCGAAAGTGGACGGCGCTCAGGATGCTTTCGCAGCCTACCGTGATGCCTTCTTCGACCGCAGCCACGCTGAGTATCGCGACACGGTCCAAGCGCCATGGCTGCTGGAAACCGACGTGGCCGGCGACTTCGTGCGCGAGCACTTCGCCCGGCCGGGTGCACCGGAGGCCGTAGACAAGGCCCTGCGCCTTGACAGTACGGTGATGCTGGTGGACGACCCGGTCAAGCGGGTGGACAACATGACCATGGCCTGGGGGCTGGAAGCGCGCACGCCGTTCCTCGATTACCGCCTGGTAGAGCTGTCGGCGCGTATTCCGGCACGTTTCAAGCTGCCTGACGGCGGCAAGCAGGTGCTCAAGCAAGCGGCGCGGCGGGTGATCCCACATGAAGTCATCGACCGCAAGAAGGGCTATTTCCCGGTGCCCGGCCTCAAGCACTTGGAAGGTGCGACATTAGGCTGGGTGCGCGAGCTGCTGACTGACCCCAGCCAGGATCGCGGCCTGTTCAACCCGACCATGCTCGACCGCTTGCTGAGCAACCCACACGGTCAGCTCACCCCATTGCGCGGCTCCAAGCTGTGGCAGTTGGCGGCACTGAACCTGTGGCTCAGCGAACAAGGAATCTGA
- the mnmC gene encoding bifunctional tRNA (5-methylaminomethyl-2-thiouridine)(34)-methyltransferase MnmD/FAD-dependent 5-carboxymethylaminomethyl-2-thiouridine(34) oxidoreductase MnmC, translating to MSTLLQHAQIDWDDQGRPHSRQYDDVYFSKNEGTDETRYVFLEQTRLAQRFAELEPQACLVIGETGFGTGMNFFCAWQLFAETADPDARLHFISVEKYPLAHDDMARAARLWPQMAGFTEPFLAQYVAVHPGFQQFSFDNGRVTLTLLIGDVLEQLPQLDARIDVWFLDGFAPAKNPDMWTPELFSQLARLAHAGTALATFTTTGWVRRGLIEAGFAMKKIPGIGKKWEVMSGLYTGQPSATDSAPWYARPAPLAGPRQALVIGAGLAGSATAASLARRGWQVTVLERHWAAAQEASGNPQGVLYLKLSAHGTALSQLILSGFGYTRRQLERLQRGEQWDACGVLQLAFDGKEAERQAKLAQAFDSGLLQALEQAEAEAVAGVALPAGGLYYPEGGWVHPPSLCQAQLQHPNIRVQPHQHVLQLRKVQGLWQAWDGERQLASAPLVVLAAAADVRRFPACSQLPLKRIRGQITRLPATCASRALRTVVCADGYVAPPRQDEHTLGASFDFSSDDLTPTVAEHQGNLRLLNGISVDLASRLGADTLDPTQLQGRAAFRCTSPDYLPIVGPLADPALFTEAYAVLAKDARQVPDVACPWLDGLYVNSGHGSRGLITAPLSGELIAAWASGEPLPLPKAVAEACHPNRFMLRQLIRGK from the coding sequence ATGTCCACCCTTCTTCAGCATGCCCAGATCGACTGGGACGACCAGGGCCGCCCTCACTCGCGGCAGTACGACGACGTCTACTTCTCGAAAAACGAAGGCACCGACGAAACCCGCTACGTATTTCTCGAGCAGACCCGCCTGGCGCAACGCTTCGCCGAGCTTGAGCCACAGGCGTGCCTGGTGATCGGGGAAACCGGCTTCGGCACCGGCATGAATTTCTTCTGCGCCTGGCAGCTATTCGCCGAAACGGCAGACCCTGATGCACGGCTGCATTTCATCAGCGTCGAAAAGTACCCCCTGGCCCATGACGACATGGCCCGCGCTGCACGCCTATGGCCGCAGATGGCCGGTTTCACCGAACCTTTCCTGGCTCAGTACGTGGCGGTTCACCCAGGCTTCCAGCAGTTCAGCTTTGATAACGGCCGGGTAACCCTGACCTTGCTGATCGGCGACGTACTGGAACAACTGCCGCAACTGGATGCGCGCATCGATGTGTGGTTCCTCGACGGTTTCGCGCCCGCGAAAAACCCCGACATGTGGACCCCCGAGCTGTTCTCGCAGTTGGCGCGGCTGGCCCATGCAGGCACGGCGCTGGCGACCTTCACCACCACCGGGTGGGTGCGCCGGGGGCTGATCGAGGCCGGTTTCGCCATGAAGAAAATTCCTGGCATCGGCAAGAAATGGGAAGTGATGAGTGGCCTGTACACCGGGCAACCTTCAGCCACCGACAGCGCCCCTTGGTATGCCCGCCCGGCACCGCTAGCCGGGCCGCGCCAGGCACTGGTGATCGGGGCAGGCCTGGCGGGCAGTGCCACTGCCGCCAGCCTGGCCAGGCGAGGTTGGCAGGTGACGGTGCTGGAGCGCCACTGGGCTGCGGCCCAGGAAGCCTCCGGTAACCCTCAAGGGGTGCTGTACCTGAAACTGTCTGCCCATGGCACCGCCCTGTCGCAACTGATCCTGTCCGGTTTCGGTTATACCCGGCGCCAGCTCGAGCGCTTGCAGCGCGGCGAACAGTGGGACGCCTGCGGGGTTCTGCAATTGGCCTTCGACGGTAAGGAAGCCGAACGTCAGGCCAAGCTTGCCCAGGCCTTCGACAGCGGGTTGCTACAGGCACTGGAGCAGGCTGAGGCCGAGGCAGTTGCGGGGGTGGCGCTGCCAGCGGGCGGGCTGTACTACCCGGAAGGTGGCTGGGTGCACCCGCCGTCTTTGTGCCAGGCACAGTTGCAACACCCCAACATCCGCGTACAGCCTCACCAGCATGTGCTGCAGCTGCGCAAAGTCCAAGGCCTCTGGCAAGCGTGGGACGGCGAGCGCCAGCTGGCCAGCGCGCCGCTGGTGGTGCTGGCCGCGGCTGCCGATGTACGCAGGTTCCCCGCCTGCTCGCAGTTGCCGCTCAAGCGCATTCGCGGGCAGATCACCCGCCTGCCGGCAACCTGCGCCAGCCGAGCACTGCGCACCGTGGTCTGTGCCGATGGCTACGTTGCGCCGCCCCGACAGGATGAACACACCTTGGGCGCCAGCTTTGACTTCAGCAGCGACGACCTGACGCCCACGGTAGCCGAGCACCAAGGTAACCTGCGGTTATTGAATGGGATTTCCGTTGACCTAGCATCTCGCCTGGGCGCAGACACACTGGACCCGACGCAGTTGCAGGGGCGTGCGGCGTTTCGCTGTACCAGCCCGGATTACCTGCCGATCGTCGGGCCCCTGGCTGACCCTGCCCTGTTCACAGAGGCCTATGCCGTGCTTGCCAAGGATGCCCGGCAGGTGCCCGATGTAGCTTGCCCTTGGTTGGACGGGCTGTATGTGAATAGCGGGCACGGCTCACGTGGGTTGATCACTGCGCCGCTCAGTGGCGAGCTGATTGCGGCCTGGGCCAGCGGGGAGCCACTGCCTTTGCCTAAAGCGGTGGCCGAGGCGTGCCATCCGAATCGATTCATGCTGCGACAGCTGATTCGAGGAAAGTGA
- a CDS encoding osmoprotectant NAGGN system M42 family peptidase yields MSERLPEPDLDYLKRVLLEMLAIPSPTGFTDTIVRYVAERLDELGIPYELTRRGTIRATLKGRQSSPDRAVSAHLDTIGASVRQLQDNGRLALAPVGCWSSRFAEGSRVSVFTDTGVFRGSVLPLMASGHAFNTAIDQMPVSWEHVEVRLDAYCATRADCEALGISIGDFVAFDPLPEFTDSGHISARHLDDKAGVAALLAALKAVVESGQQPLIDCHPLFTITEETGSGAAGALPWDVSEFVGIDIAPVAPGQASSEHAVSVAMQDSSGPYDYHLSRHLLKLAGDQDVPVRRDLFRYYFSDAHSAVTAGHDIRTALVAFGCDATHGYERTHIDSLTALSRLLSAYLLSPPVFASDSQPANASLERFSHQLEHDAQMESDTRVPAVDSLLGNKS; encoded by the coding sequence ATGTCTGAACGACTCCCCGAACCCGACCTCGATTACCTAAAGCGCGTGCTTCTGGAGATGCTCGCCATCCCCAGCCCGACTGGTTTCACCGATACCATCGTGCGCTATGTGGCCGAGCGCCTGGATGAACTGGGCATTCCCTATGAGCTGACCCGCCGTGGCACCATCCGCGCTACCCTCAAAGGCCGGCAGAGCTCGCCTGACCGCGCCGTCTCGGCTCACCTCGATACCATTGGCGCCAGCGTGCGTCAGTTGCAGGACAACGGGCGCCTTGCCCTGGCCCCGGTCGGCTGTTGGTCGAGCCGCTTCGCCGAAGGCAGCCGGGTCAGTGTGTTCACCGACACCGGAGTATTTCGCGGTAGCGTACTGCCGCTGATGGCCAGCGGGCATGCGTTCAACACCGCCATCGACCAGATGCCGGTGAGCTGGGAGCACGTGGAGGTCCGCCTGGACGCGTACTGTGCCACCCGTGCCGACTGTGAAGCGCTGGGCATTTCCATCGGCGACTTCGTCGCCTTCGACCCACTTCCGGAGTTTACCGATAGCGGTCACATCAGTGCCCGCCACCTGGATGACAAGGCGGGTGTGGCAGCATTGCTGGCGGCACTGAAGGCAGTGGTTGAAAGTGGCCAACAGCCGCTGATCGATTGCCACCCGCTGTTCACCATCACCGAAGAAACCGGCTCGGGTGCGGCCGGCGCCCTGCCCTGGGATGTCAGTGAGTTCGTCGGCATCGACATCGCCCCGGTAGCGCCGGGCCAGGCCTCCAGCGAACATGCGGTGAGTGTGGCCATGCAGGATTCGTCCGGGCCTTACGATTACCACCTTTCACGCCATCTGCTGAAGCTGGCGGGCGATCAGGATGTACCGGTGCGCCGTGACCTGTTCCGCTATTACTTCAGTGACGCCCACTCGGCTGTGACGGCCGGGCATGACATACGCACCGCACTGGTAGCCTTTGGCTGCGACGCAACCCACGGCTACGAACGCACCCATATCGACAGCTTGACCGCCCTCAGCCGATTGCTGAGTGCTTACCTGCTCAGCCCACCGGTATTTGCCAGCGACTCGCAACCGGCCAATGCATCGCTGGAGCGCTTCAGCCATCAACTGGAGCACGATGCGCAGATGGAGAGCGACACCCGGGTGCCGGCCGTGGACAGCCTGCTAGGAAATAAAAGCTGA
- the pap gene encoding polyphosphate:AMP phosphotransferase, which yields MFESAQIGHSIDKDTYDAEVPALREALLDAQYELKQQARFPVIVLINGVEGAGKGETVKLLNEWMDPRMIDVLTFDQQTDEELARPPAWRYWRALPPKGRMGVFFGNWYSQMLQGRVHGVIKDAVLDQAITGAERLEQMLCDEGALIIKFWFHLSKKQMKARLKSLKDDPLHSWKISPLDWQQSQTYDRFVRFGERVLRRTSRDYAPWHIIEGVDPNYRSLAVGRILLESLQAALANNPKGKHQGNVAPLSHSIDDRSLLGALDMTLRLDKHDYQEQLVTEQARLAGLLRDKRMRRHALVAVFEGNDAAGKGGAIRRVAAALDPRQYRIVPIAAPTEEERAQPYLWRFWRHIPARGKFTIFDRSWYGRVLVERVEGFCSPADWMRAYSEINDFEEQLVNAGVVVVKFWLAIDQQTQLERFEEREQIPFKRYKITEDDWRNRQKWDDYTQAVGDMVDRTSSEIAPWTLVEANDKRWARVKVLRTINEALEGAFAKGKK from the coding sequence ATGTTCGAATCCGCGCAAATCGGCCACAGCATCGACAAGGACACCTACGACGCAGAGGTCCCCGCGTTACGCGAGGCACTGCTCGATGCACAGTACGAACTCAAGCAGCAGGCACGTTTCCCAGTGATCGTGCTGATCAACGGCGTCGAAGGTGCCGGCAAGGGCGAAACGGTCAAGCTGCTCAACGAGTGGATGGACCCGCGCATGATCGACGTGCTCACCTTCGACCAGCAGACCGACGAGGAGCTGGCTCGGCCACCGGCCTGGCGCTACTGGCGGGCCTTGCCGCCCAAGGGGCGGATGGGCGTGTTTTTCGGCAACTGGTACAGCCAGATGCTGCAGGGGCGGGTACATGGTGTGATCAAGGATGCCGTGCTCGACCAGGCCATCACCGGTGCCGAGCGGCTGGAACAGATGCTCTGCGACGAAGGGGCGCTGATCATCAAGTTCTGGTTCCACTTGTCGAAGAAGCAGATGAAGGCGCGGCTCAAGTCGCTCAAGGACGACCCCCTGCACAGCTGGAAGATCAGCCCCTTGGACTGGCAGCAGTCGCAAACCTACGACCGTTTCGTGCGTTTTGGCGAGCGCGTGCTGCGCCGCACCAGCCGTGACTACGCGCCATGGCACATCATCGAAGGCGTCGACCCGAACTATCGCAGCCTGGCGGTGGGGCGCATCCTGCTCGAGAGCCTGCAGGCGGCACTGGCCAACAACCCGAAGGGCAAGCACCAGGGCAACGTCGCCCCGCTCAGTCACAGCATCGACGATCGCAGCCTGCTCGGCGCGCTGGACATGACCTTGCGCCTGGACAAACACGACTACCAGGAACAGCTGGTCACCGAACAAGCGCGTCTGGCTGGCCTGCTGCGCGACAAACGCATGCGCCGGCACGCCTTGGTGGCGGTGTTCGAAGGCAATGACGCCGCCGGCAAGGGCGGTGCCATCCGCCGGGTCGCCGCCGCGCTGGACCCGCGCCAGTACCGGATCGTGCCAATTGCCGCGCCCACCGAAGAGGAGCGCGCCCAGCCCTACCTGTGGCGGTTCTGGCGGCATATCCCGGCGCGCGGCAAATTCACCATCTTCGACCGCTCCTGGTATGGCCGCGTGTTGGTGGAGCGGGTGGAGGGCTTTTGTAGCCCGGCCGACTGGATGCGCGCTTATAGCGAAATCAACGATTTCGAAGAGCAACTGGTCAATGCCGGTGTGGTGGTGGTCAAGTTCTGGCTGGCAATCGATCAGCAGACCCAGCTCGAACGCTTCGAAGAACGCGAGCAGATTCCGTTCAAGCGCTACAAGATCACCGAGGACGACTGGCGCAACCGCCAGAAGTGGGACGACTATACCCAGGCGGTGGGTGACATGGTCGACCGCACCAGCAGCGAAATTGCCCCTTGGACCCTGGTTGAGGCCAATGACAAGCGCTGGGCGCGGGTGAAGGTGCTGCGCACGATCAACGAGGCGCTGGAGGGCGCTTTCGCCAAAGGCAAGAAATGA
- the ngg gene encoding N-acetylglutaminylglutamine synthetase: MKAHEIAYGQRLLRGQAPSYERLQARLAGDGSEPHDQPRALHCGWGRLLIGHTYPDPASLAAELLDERPGERDIALYVAAPQQLLAQAPQQLFLDPSDTLRLWFTDYRPAQRVFRGFRVRRAQNAGDWQAINTLYQARGMLPVDPDLLTPRHLGGPVYWLAEDEDSGAVIGSVMGLNHSKAFDDPEHGSSLWCLAVDPQCTRPGVGEVLVRHLIEHFMSRGLAYLDLSVLHDNRQAKRLYDKLGFRNLPTFAVKRRNGINQQLFLGPGPAAGLNPYARIIVDEALRRGIEVQVDDAAGGLFTLSLGGRRIRCRESLSDLTSAVTMTLCQDKRLTQHALHNAGLQVPAQQLAGNADDNLAFLDEHGAVVVKPVDGEQGQGVAVNLTCIEEVTQAVETARRFDSRVLLESYHAGSDLRIVVIGYEVVAAAIRHPAHVVGDGKHSIRQLIEAQSRRRQAATGGESRIPLDDETERTLQAAGLGYEDILPAGNRLAVRRTANLHTGGTLEDVTDRLHPVLADAAVRAARALEIPVVGLDFMVRDAECPEYVIIEANERAGLANHEPQPTAERFVDLLFPQSRPLA; this comes from the coding sequence ATGAAAGCCCATGAAATCGCTTACGGTCAGCGTTTGCTGCGCGGCCAGGCACCGTCCTACGAGCGCCTGCAGGCGCGCCTGGCCGGTGATGGCAGCGAACCCCACGACCAGCCGCGAGCCTTGCACTGCGGTTGGGGGCGCCTGTTGATCGGCCACACCTACCCGGACCCTGCCAGCCTGGCAGCGGAGCTGCTGGACGAGCGCCCCGGCGAGCGCGACATCGCGCTGTATGTGGCCGCCCCCCAGCAGTTGTTGGCCCAAGCCCCACAGCAGCTGTTTCTCGACCCCTCCGACACCCTGCGCCTGTGGTTCACCGACTATCGCCCAGCGCAGCGGGTGTTTCGCGGGTTCAGGGTGCGCCGGGCGCAAAATGCGGGCGACTGGCAGGCCATCAATACGTTGTATCAGGCGCGTGGCATGCTGCCAGTTGACCCAGACCTGCTCACCCCTCGTCACCTCGGCGGCCCGGTGTACTGGCTGGCAGAAGACGAAGACAGCGGTGCGGTGATCGGCAGCGTGATGGGCCTGAACCACAGCAAGGCCTTCGACGACCCCGAGCATGGCAGCAGCCTATGGTGCCTGGCAGTAGACCCACAATGCACCCGCCCAGGCGTCGGTGAGGTGCTGGTACGGCACTTGATCGAACATTTCATGAGCCGTGGCCTTGCCTATCTGGACTTGTCGGTACTGCACGACAATCGCCAGGCCAAGCGCTTGTACGACAAACTCGGCTTTCGCAATTTGCCAACGTTCGCCGTCAAACGCCGCAACGGTATCAATCAGCAACTGTTCCTTGGCCCGGGGCCTGCGGCCGGGCTCAACCCCTATGCCCGGATCATCGTCGACGAGGCGCTGCGCCGGGGGATCGAAGTGCAGGTCGACGATGCTGCAGGCGGCTTGTTCACCCTCAGCCTGGGCGGGCGACGCATTCGCTGCCGCGAATCGCTGAGCGACCTGACCAGTGCCGTGACCATGACCCTGTGCCAGGACAAACGCTTGACTCAACATGCCCTGCACAACGCCGGGTTGCAGGTTCCGGCGCAACAGTTGGCAGGCAACGCCGACGACAACCTGGCGTTCCTGGATGAGCATGGCGCAGTGGTGGTCAAGCCGGTCGATGGCGAACAGGGCCAGGGTGTCGCGGTGAATCTTACCTGCATCGAGGAAGTGACCCAGGCCGTAGAGACCGCCCGCCGCTTCGACAGCCGCGTGCTGTTGGAGAGCTACCATGCCGGTAGCGACTTGCGCATTGTGGTGATCGGTTATGAAGTCGTGGCTGCAGCCATCCGCCATCCTGCCCACGTGGTGGGTGATGGCAAGCACAGCATCCGCCAGCTGATCGAAGCGCAAAGCCGTCGCCGCCAAGCGGCCACCGGAGGCGAGAGCCGTATTCCGCTGGATGATGAAACCGAGCGCACACTGCAGGCCGCAGGCCTGGGCTATGAAGACATTTTGCCTGCGGGTAACCGCCTGGCGGTAAGGCGCACAGCCAACCTGCACACCGGCGGCACCCTGGAAGATGTGACCGACCGCCTGCACCCGGTGCTCGCCGATGCGGCTGTGCGAGCAGCGCGGGCGCTGGAGATTCCGGTGGTAGGCCTGGATTTCATGGTGCGCGATGCTGAGTGCCCAGAGTACGTGATCATCGAGGCCAACGAACGAGCTGGCTTGGCCAATCACGAGCCGCAGCCTACTGCAGAGCGGTTCGTCGATCTGCTGTTCCCCCAGAGCCGGCCGTTGGCTTAA
- a CDS encoding DMT family transporter — translation MHTTSGRWGYGLFLALLTALLWGILPIKLKQVLQVVDPLTVTWYRLLVSGGLLFAWLAAQRRLPSARKLGRKGKGLVALAVLGLMGNYVLYLIGLKLLSPGTAQLVVQMGPVLLLVTSVFVFKERFTLGQGIGLVVLLCGFGLFFNQRLEELLTSLGTYTTGVLTILLATSIWVFYALSQKQLLTVWHSQQVMMVIYLSCAVLLTPWVHPLQVLQLTGVQGWLLLACCLNTLVAYGAFAEALAHWEASRVSATLALTPLVTFVAVALAALAWPEYVHAEDINALGYVGAVTVVAGSSLVALGPSLVAGWKARRARLA, via the coding sequence ATGCACACAACTTCCGGCCGCTGGGGCTATGGCCTATTCCTGGCGCTGCTGACAGCACTGCTCTGGGGCATCCTGCCGATCAAGCTCAAGCAGGTGTTGCAGGTGGTCGACCCACTGACCGTCACCTGGTATCGGTTGCTGGTTTCTGGCGGGTTGCTGTTCGCCTGGCTGGCGGCCCAGCGCCGCTTGCCATCGGCCCGCAAGCTGGGGCGCAAGGGCAAAGGCCTGGTAGCGTTGGCTGTGCTCGGCCTGATGGGCAACTATGTGCTGTACCTGATCGGCTTGAAGTTGCTCAGCCCAGGCACCGCCCAACTGGTGGTGCAGATGGGCCCTGTACTGTTGCTGGTGACCAGCGTGTTCGTGTTCAAGGAACGGTTCACTCTGGGGCAGGGCATTGGTTTGGTCGTATTGCTGTGCGGGTTCGGCTTGTTCTTCAACCAGCGGCTCGAGGAGCTCCTGACCTCCTTGGGCACCTACACCACCGGCGTGCTGACCATTCTGCTGGCGACCAGTATCTGGGTGTTCTACGCCTTGAGCCAGAAGCAGTTGCTGACGGTGTGGCATTCGCAGCAGGTGATGATGGTCATTTACCTGAGCTGCGCGGTGCTGCTGACGCCCTGGGTACACCCGTTGCAGGTGTTGCAACTGACTGGGGTGCAGGGTTGGCTGCTGCTAGCCTGTTGCTTGAACACCCTGGTGGCCTATGGCGCATTCGCTGAGGCGCTAGCGCACTGGGAGGCATCGCGGGTCAGTGCCACCCTGGCGCTGACACCGCTGGTGACCTTCGTTGCGGTAGCGCTGGCGGCCTTGGCATGGCCTGAGTACGTCCACGCCGAAGATATCAACGCATTGGGGTATGTGGGGGCGGTGACGGTGGTGGCGGGATCGAGCCTGGTGGCGCTTGGGCCATCGCTGGTGGCGGGGTGGAAGGCCAGGCGGGCGCGCCTGGCCTGA